Proteins from one Chitinophaga oryzae genomic window:
- a CDS encoding ATPase: MEIPNITRHLQVPVPPDQAYTKFVYEINEWWPKAYTWSGEKLLNIRIHPAVNGLCTETGPYEFRCDWGRVIYITEGESIAFLWQIGPDRTPEPDPDKASEVFLHFFKESDQKTRIDFGHRHFARHGQKGGLYREAMNNPEGWDFILDKFVQYCSA; the protein is encoded by the coding sequence ATGGAAATACCAAATATCACCAGGCATCTTCAGGTACCGGTACCTCCGGACCAGGCCTATACGAAATTCGTCTACGAAATCAATGAATGGTGGCCCAAAGCCTATACCTGGTCGGGCGAAAAATTGCTGAATATCCGCATCCATCCGGCGGTCAACGGCCTTTGCACCGAAACAGGCCCGTATGAGTTCCGGTGCGACTGGGGCCGGGTCATTTACATTACCGAAGGGGAAAGCATCGCCTTTTTATGGCAGATTGGGCCTGACAGAACGCCCGAGCCGGACCCGGACAAAGCCAGTGAGGTGTTTTTGCACTTTTTTAAGGAGAGCGATCAGAAGACGAGGATCGATTTCGGACACCGGCATTTTGCGCGGCACGGACAGAAAGGAGGTTTGTATAGGGAAGCCATGAACAACCCGGAAGGCTGGGATTTCATCCTGGATAAATTCGTACAGTATTGTTCAGCATAA
- a CDS encoding DinB family protein, with translation MSVIQALLKEMNEEAVTSRKMLSRIPEDKYNWQPHPKSMTMLRLATHVAELPGWVTMTLNTPELDFSTMDYKPAPVKNTQELLDYFDATLEDGKKHLEAADPEQLNDLWTLRDGDHVISTRTKAEVIRMAYCQIVHHRAQLGVYLRLLDIPIPGSYGPSADEN, from the coding sequence ATGTCTGTGATTCAAGCATTACTGAAAGAGATGAACGAGGAAGCAGTGACTTCCCGTAAGATGCTGTCCCGCATCCCGGAGGACAAATACAACTGGCAGCCGCATCCCAAAAGCATGACCATGCTGCGGTTGGCGACCCATGTGGCGGAGCTGCCCGGCTGGGTTACCATGACGCTGAACACGCCTGAACTGGATTTTTCAACAATGGATTATAAGCCGGCGCCTGTGAAGAACACGCAGGAGCTGCTGGATTATTTCGACGCTACCCTGGAAGACGGTAAAAAACACCTGGAAGCCGCCGATCCGGAGCAGCTGAATGATCTATGGACGTTACGGGACGGAGACCATGTTATCAGTACCCGCACCAAAGCGGAGGTGATCCGGATGGCTTACTGCCAGATTGTGCACCACAGGGCACAGCTGGGCGTATACCTGCGCCTTCTGGACATACCGATTCCCGGCAGCTACGGGCCAAGTGCTGACGAGAACTGA
- a CDS encoding DUF6630 family protein: MNEHILQTRYVEKLVRALESEPGRHIHLSVRGLKGDIVVSLVDGSPLLATLPEGVQLKFDTALKVRYPADPVEVFHVFTGREPVVFYQEQLLTGVNEHLEIALIALLRELHIAIARAIEIPALLRQRSAEEELADLRELIALLTPGVYADEADLDTIAHALYLAWSAPSSFAAFHPEFMEDEEGEDLFLSVLIKAAPVVRCPLFPAAAGLEECVSELTGEDFNLPASLQGPALFTQAQAQLLPLDWQLLHMDISPEDYYLLVVKPAAVERVIALGERFNTAFKNIF, encoded by the coding sequence ATGAACGAGCATATTCTGCAAACAAGATACGTGGAGAAGCTGGTAAGGGCGCTGGAGAGCGAGCCGGGGAGGCATATTCATCTGTCGGTAAGAGGGTTGAAGGGAGATATCGTGGTTTCCCTGGTGGACGGTAGCCCGTTGTTGGCAACGTTGCCCGAAGGTGTTCAGCTGAAGTTTGACACGGCCCTGAAGGTGCGTTATCCTGCCGATCCGGTGGAGGTGTTTCATGTGTTTACCGGGCGGGAGCCGGTAGTGTTTTACCAGGAGCAGCTGCTGACGGGTGTTAACGAACACCTGGAGATAGCGCTCATTGCGCTGCTGCGCGAGCTGCATATCGCCATAGCCAGGGCCATTGAGATTCCGGCGCTGCTGCGGCAGCGGTCTGCCGAAGAAGAGCTGGCGGACCTCCGGGAGCTGATTGCGTTGCTGACGCCCGGCGTATATGCCGACGAAGCTGACCTGGACACCATCGCTCATGCGCTGTACCTGGCGTGGAGCGCGCCATCGTCTTTCGCGGCTTTCCATCCGGAGTTTATGGAAGACGAAGAAGGGGAGGACCTGTTTCTTTCCGTATTGATAAAAGCGGCGCCCGTAGTGCGTTGCCCTTTGTTTCCGGCTGCGGCCGGGCTGGAAGAATGTGTGAGTGAGCTGACGGGGGAGGATTTTAACCTGCCCGCCTCGCTGCAGGGGCCGGCGCTGTTTACGCAGGCACAGGCGCAGTTACTGCCGCTGGACTGGCAGCTGCTGCATATGGACATCTCGCCGGAGGATTATTACCTGCTGGTGGTGAAGCCTGCTGCAGTGGAGCGTGTCATCGCCCTTGGAGAGCGGTTTAATACCGCGTTTAAAAATATTTTCTGA
- a CDS encoding RNA ligase (ATP), which translates to MERKLASVVVIDDLQPIPGADLIAVATVKGWKLVVKKEEFRIGDLAVYCEIDAFLPEKPEFEFLRKSSFRKMGEQNGFRLKTMKLRGQISQGLLLPVTVLNGYAYTLGEDVSARLGIVKYEPPVPASLAGMAKGSFPSFIPKTDEERIQNLSAEYDAYKKESFYVTEKLDGSSATFYYRDGDFGVCSRNLDLLETGNNTFWKIARQLELPAKMASLGKNMALQGELIGEGIQGNPYGIKGQTVRFFNAFDIDAYAYLTLPALREMTGQLGLELVPVLDTAFTLPDTVDQLLLAAEGASALSPAGKHVEREGLVVRSADKRISFKVISNKFLLNEK; encoded by the coding sequence ATGGAACGTAAACTGGCGTCTGTCGTGGTGATAGACGACCTTCAGCCCATACCCGGCGCCGACCTGATAGCAGTAGCTACTGTAAAAGGATGGAAACTGGTCGTTAAAAAAGAGGAATTCCGCATCGGCGACCTCGCGGTCTACTGCGAAATCGATGCTTTCCTGCCGGAAAAACCGGAATTTGAATTCCTGCGTAAAAGCTCCTTCCGGAAAATGGGCGAACAAAACGGCTTTCGCCTCAAAACTATGAAGCTGCGGGGACAGATCTCACAAGGGCTGCTCCTGCCGGTAACTGTATTAAACGGATACGCCTACACGCTGGGAGAAGATGTGTCCGCCAGGCTGGGCATCGTAAAATACGAACCGCCCGTTCCCGCCTCCCTGGCGGGTATGGCGAAAGGCAGCTTCCCCTCCTTCATCCCGAAAACAGATGAAGAACGGATCCAGAACCTCAGCGCGGAATACGACGCGTACAAAAAAGAATCCTTCTACGTCACGGAAAAGCTGGACGGCTCCTCTGCCACCTTCTACTACCGCGATGGTGATTTTGGCGTATGCTCCCGTAACCTCGACCTGCTGGAAACAGGGAACAACACCTTCTGGAAAATTGCCCGCCAGCTGGAACTGCCGGCCAAAATGGCCAGCCTTGGTAAAAACATGGCACTGCAGGGAGAGCTGATCGGAGAAGGAATACAAGGCAATCCGTACGGCATCAAAGGTCAAACGGTCCGTTTTTTCAATGCTTTTGATATCGATGCTTACGCTTACCTTACCCTGCCCGCTTTACGGGAGATGACCGGGCAACTGGGACTGGAGCTCGTGCCCGTACTCGACACGGCCTTCACCCTGCCGGACACGGTAGACCAACTTCTGCTGGCCGCCGAAGGCGCCTCTGCGCTCAGTCCGGCCGGCAAGCATGTTGAAAGGGAAGGACTGGTGGTCCGCTCCGCGGATAAACGTATATCCTTTAAAGTGATATCCAATAAATTTCTGCTCAATGAAAAATAG
- a CDS encoding TonB-dependent receptor encodes MKFPLLTTLSLLSALPLAAQQDTLHRLPEVVVKSYLSKEPLLRIPTAVSVLSPQQLALQQGASMLPAFNGIAGVRMEERSPGSYRLSIRGSLLRSPFGIRNVKIYMDEIPLTDAGGNTYLNLPDPLVLSGAEVLKGPDGSLFGANSGGVVRLDVLPPAGDSTRLEAAVQGGSYGLFHATAGYRQQLGNYGFQLFQGYQQADGYRQNTAMRRSYTQLGQRWEYKPGYVLKMLGFYSDLGYRTPGGLTLAQLDKDPRAARPATPALPGAIAQKAGIYNRTVQGGLVHEAQFSPRWQHVIAVFGANTHFENPFITNYEARDENTAGFRTYLSWVNKPAAPLFQWRWQAGIEWQRTVSDIINYGNNLGVRGAIQAADKLTAGQYFYFSRFHAQLQRWTLEAAASMNHYHYTYNRDGHTKVAFTPQLMPRLSLSYLISGQLTGRVTVSRGYSPPATAEVRASDNVINTALRPETGWNYEAGLRLLPLSRRYSLDLTGFHYRMKDAIVRKLRDNGAEFFVNAGGVNQTGIEAEGMLQLLAPRSRGFIRGLELRGSYTWSDFYFREYVSSGKDFSGNRVTGVPRTVVVSGVTVYLPKSVYVYVAHNYTSSIPLNDANSAYARGYHLMQCKAAWQLPVPGKCKISIQAGADNLLNQSYSLGNDLNAAGERYYNPAPGRTYFGGINVAL; translated from the coding sequence ATGAAATTTCCTTTGCTGACCACACTGTCCCTGCTGTCTGCGCTGCCGCTGGCGGCTCAGCAGGACACCCTGCATCGCCTGCCGGAGGTAGTGGTAAAATCCTATTTGTCGAAAGAACCGTTATTGCGTATACCCACCGCCGTTAGCGTGCTGTCTCCGCAGCAGCTGGCGCTGCAACAGGGAGCTTCTATGCTGCCTGCCTTCAACGGCATCGCCGGCGTGCGGATGGAAGAGCGGTCGCCCGGCAGCTACCGGCTGTCTATCCGCGGCAGCCTGCTGCGTTCGCCCTTCGGTATCCGCAATGTAAAAATATACATGGACGAAATACCCCTCACCGACGCGGGAGGTAACACCTACCTCAATCTGCCGGACCCTCTGGTGCTGAGCGGCGCCGAAGTGCTGAAAGGCCCCGACGGTAGCCTGTTTGGCGCTAACTCCGGCGGCGTGGTGCGCCTCGATGTATTGCCGCCTGCAGGCGACAGTACCCGCCTGGAAGCCGCTGTGCAGGGAGGCAGCTATGGTCTCTTTCATGCGACGGCCGGTTACCGGCAACAGCTGGGCAACTACGGCTTCCAGCTGTTTCAGGGCTATCAGCAGGCCGACGGCTACCGGCAGAATACGGCCATGCGGCGCTCGTACACACAGCTCGGGCAGCGCTGGGAATACAAACCGGGGTATGTGCTGAAGATGCTTGGCTTCTATTCCGACCTGGGATACCGTACGCCCGGCGGACTGACGCTCGCGCAGCTGGACAAAGACCCGCGCGCCGCACGCCCGGCCACGCCCGCCCTGCCCGGAGCCATCGCGCAAAAAGCAGGCATTTATAACCGTACCGTGCAAGGCGGACTGGTGCATGAAGCACAGTTCAGTCCCCGCTGGCAGCACGTAATCGCCGTGTTTGGCGCCAACACGCATTTCGAGAACCCTTTTATCACCAACTACGAAGCGCGCGATGAAAATACGGCCGGCTTCCGGACCTACCTCTCATGGGTCAATAAGCCTGCGGCCCCGCTGTTTCAGTGGCGGTGGCAGGCAGGTATTGAATGGCAACGGACGGTGTCCGATATCATCAATTACGGCAACAACCTCGGCGTCCGCGGCGCCATACAGGCTGCGGATAAACTGACGGCCGGACAATATTTTTATTTCAGCCGTTTTCATGCACAGCTGCAACGCTGGACATTGGAGGCTGCCGCCAGTATGAACCACTACCATTACACCTATAACCGTGACGGCCACACGAAAGTGGCCTTTACGCCGCAGCTGATGCCGCGCCTGTCGTTATCTTATCTGATCAGCGGGCAGCTGACCGGCAGGGTGACCGTCAGCCGTGGTTATTCTCCTCCGGCTACAGCGGAAGTAAGGGCATCCGATAATGTTATCAATACCGCGCTGCGTCCGGAAACGGGCTGGAACTATGAAGCGGGACTGCGGCTGCTGCCGTTGTCGCGCCGTTATTCCCTCGACCTGACGGGTTTTCATTACCGCATGAAAGACGCCATTGTACGCAAGCTGCGCGACAACGGCGCAGAATTTTTCGTCAATGCCGGCGGCGTGAACCAGACGGGCATAGAGGCGGAAGGAATGCTGCAGCTGCTGGCGCCGCGTTCGCGCGGGTTTATCCGCGGACTGGAGCTGCGCGGCAGTTATACGTGGAGCGATTTTTATTTCAGGGAGTATGTCAGCAGCGGTAAGGATTTCTCCGGCAACCGGGTGACCGGCGTGCCGCGCACCGTGGTGGTGTCCGGGGTGACTGTATATTTACCGAAGTCGGTATACGTGTATGTAGCGCATAACTACACCAGTAGTATTCCGTTGAACGACGCCAACAGCGCCTATGCGCGTGGTTATCATCTGATGCAGTGCAAGGCAGCGTGGCAGTTGCCCGTCCCCGGAAAGTGTAAAATCAGTATACAGGCGGGGGCAGATAATTTGCTGAACCAGTCCTATAGCCTGGGTAATGACCTGAACGCCGCAGGAGAGCGGTATTACAACCCGGCGCCCGGCCGTACTTACTTTGGCGGTATTAATGTGGCGCTGTAA
- a CDS encoding putative sensor domain DACNV-containing protein, translating into MALTTESTYQAASAVADIIEAHFIKHLETAQAEGVDNLASAPSARVVEKIIDVAFWASLRREEGNATRMSLAFVSPEQAGKPLLFEQPLPLTPQVLTKLAPGVERAGIHVGVWFNGDELCIWGTTIKLPNFCFVLDVSEPGLLVVKHRRIMGLGKFTNVAMLKGDQIKVVDENSGSTTCSPALLKSLLGVESSSLWNNPENVLIQIAVSMRAHKRGGILLVVPDKNASWKESIVQPLQYPISPAFAGVADLIRQESSTVSEIFWQNALRREVENISGLTAVDGATIINQHHELLAFGAKITRAAYSSPVEKVLMMEPVMGGSPSYVHPSSIGGTRHLSAAQFVHDQPDAIALVASQDGYFTIFSWSVTKQMVQAHRIDILLL; encoded by the coding sequence ATGGCACTGACAACAGAATCAACATATCAGGCAGCATCAGCAGTAGCCGACATTATAGAAGCGCATTTTATTAAACACCTGGAAACCGCGCAGGCGGAAGGGGTAGACAATCTGGCGTCGGCCCCGTCGGCGCGGGTGGTGGAGAAGATCATCGATGTGGCTTTCTGGGCCAGCCTGCGCCGGGAAGAGGGCAACGCCACCCGCATGTCGCTGGCGTTCGTCAGCCCCGAACAGGCGGGCAAGCCGCTGCTGTTTGAACAGCCGCTGCCACTCACGCCGCAGGTGCTCACCAAGCTGGCGCCGGGCGTGGAAAGGGCCGGCATTCATGTTGGCGTATGGTTTAATGGCGATGAACTGTGTATCTGGGGCACTACCATTAAACTGCCCAATTTCTGTTTTGTGCTGGATGTGTCCGAACCGGGACTGCTGGTCGTGAAGCACCGCCGTATCATGGGGCTGGGCAAGTTCACCAACGTGGCCATGCTTAAAGGCGACCAGATAAAAGTGGTGGACGAAAATTCCGGCAGCACCACCTGCAGCCCTGCATTGCTGAAGTCTCTCCTCGGTGTGGAGTCTTCCTCTCTCTGGAATAATCCTGAAAACGTACTCATACAGATCGCGGTGTCCATGCGGGCGCACAAACGCGGCGGCATTCTGCTGGTAGTGCCGGACAAGAACGCTTCGTGGAAGGAGTCGATCGTGCAGCCCCTGCAATACCCGATATCGCCGGCTTTTGCAGGCGTGGCAGACCTGATCCGCCAGGAAAGTTCTACTGTCAGTGAGATCTTCTGGCAGAACGCCCTGCGCCGCGAAGTGGAAAATATCAGCGGCCTCACCGCTGTAGACGGCGCTACCATTATCAATCAGCATCACGAGCTGCTGGCTTTCGGGGCCAAGATCACCCGGGCCGCTTATTCCTCCCCGGTGGAGAAAGTGCTGATGATGGAACCGGTAATGGGCGGCAGCCCTTCTTATGTGCATCCGTCTTCCATTGGCGGCACCCGGCACCTGTCGGCCGCCCAGTTTGTGCATGACCAGCCGGACGCTATTGCGCTGGTGGCCTCGCAGGACGGCTATTTCACTATTTTTTCCTGGTCGGTGACCAAGCAAATGGTACAGGCCCACAGAATAGATATCCTGTTGCTCTAA
- a CDS encoding ABC transporter permease: MIKNYFLVAWRNLLNNKGYSAINIFGLAAGIAVAMVIALWVVHEYSYDRFMPDHDRLYRVQRNFDSNGDTLTFTTVSLKLADVLRNEIPEMEYVCETDWLGSHALKVGERKVVMNGGGVQDDFLKAFQFRLLQGDAASVFKDPFSIVLTETAAKALFGNENPLGKMVRLDNQHDLAVTGILEDLPTTSTFRFKYLYPFSFLDKTNDFVINNRKSGGFDGNAFQIFAKLRPDANVAQVAAKIAFVEKREKGNVNAEKSIVILQAMDRWHLFGEYRNGKEAGGFINYIRIFSSVGILVLLIACINFVNLTTARSEKRAREVGIRKAVGSRRRNLVFQFLAESLTLTFIALLCSFLIVALALPYFNRMTGAAVHIPLGDIRFWGITIVGVALTGITAGLKPAFYLSSFNPVKTLKGTVKIGTSATWSRKTLVVVQFTCSVVLVISTLVIYRQMQYAKNRPAGFETSRLMSSLLTEDMLKTKDALKQDLLQSGLVNHVSMASCPPADINWHTDLQDFPGKLPGETVEMGMVLTGDDYVNTMGMKLQGGRDFRAGLSDTLNVMLNEAAVKRLRLKDPLNSQIKWNDKWYRIVGVVKDALMVNPFRQADPTLFLKSYGNEMYLLYQLAPGVASHRAVEQLGAIFNRHNPAFPYVYEFVDEAYNNKFHQEMLTGRLSGIFAILAILISCLGLLGLAAYMAEQRTKEIGVRKVLGASIAQIWFLLSKDFIMLVLLSCLIASPIALYSLQRWLGQYDYRITLGPAVFLYATLLALIVTLLTISFQAIKAAMANPVRSLRSE; the protein is encoded by the coding sequence ATGATCAAGAACTACTTCCTGGTTGCCTGGCGCAACCTCCTCAATAACAAGGGCTATAGCGCCATTAATATTTTCGGGCTGGCGGCCGGTATTGCCGTGGCGATGGTGATAGCGTTGTGGGTAGTACATGAATATTCGTATGACCGGTTTATGCCGGATCATGACCGTTTGTACAGGGTACAGCGCAACTTTGACAGTAACGGTGATACGCTCACTTTTACAACGGTGTCTCTGAAACTCGCTGATGTATTGCGTAATGAGATTCCCGAGATGGAGTATGTATGTGAAACCGACTGGTTAGGCAGTCATGCATTGAAAGTGGGGGAGCGTAAAGTGGTGATGAACGGCGGCGGTGTGCAGGATGATTTTCTGAAAGCTTTCCAGTTCCGTTTATTACAGGGAGATGCCGCCTCTGTATTTAAAGATCCTTTCTCCATCGTACTCACGGAGACGGCTGCAAAGGCACTGTTCGGCAATGAGAACCCGCTGGGTAAAATGGTGCGGCTAGACAATCAGCACGACCTGGCTGTAACGGGGATTCTGGAAGATTTACCAACGACGTCCACTTTTCGGTTTAAATACCTGTATCCTTTCAGTTTTCTGGATAAGACCAATGATTTTGTGATCAATAATCGTAAGTCCGGCGGGTTTGATGGAAATGCGTTCCAGATTTTTGCGAAACTGAGACCTGACGCTAACGTTGCTCAGGTAGCGGCTAAAATTGCTTTTGTTGAAAAACGGGAGAAAGGCAATGTCAACGCAGAGAAATCGATTGTGATTTTGCAAGCCATGGACCGCTGGCATTTGTTTGGTGAATACAGGAATGGAAAAGAGGCCGGTGGTTTTATCAACTACATCCGTATCTTCAGCAGTGTCGGCATTTTGGTATTGCTGATCGCCTGTATCAACTTTGTAAACCTTACTACGGCGCGTTCAGAGAAGCGGGCGAGAGAGGTGGGTATCCGCAAGGCGGTTGGCTCCCGTCGCCGTAACCTCGTGTTTCAGTTTTTGGCGGAGTCCCTGACGCTGACTTTCATTGCGTTGTTGTGCAGCTTCCTGATTGTGGCGCTGGCATTACCATATTTTAACCGGATGACCGGTGCTGCGGTGCATATCCCTTTGGGAGATATCCGCTTCTGGGGAATCACCATCGTTGGCGTGGCGTTGACGGGTATTACGGCCGGGCTGAAACCGGCATTTTACCTGTCGTCCTTTAATCCGGTTAAAACGTTGAAGGGCACCGTGAAAATTGGTACATCTGCCACCTGGTCCCGCAAAACATTGGTAGTTGTACAATTTACCTGTTCGGTGGTATTAGTGATCAGTACGCTGGTCATCTACCGCCAGATGCAATACGCTAAAAACCGGCCTGCCGGTTTTGAAACATCCCGTTTGATGTCTTCCCTGCTTACGGAAGACATGCTGAAAACCAAAGACGCCTTAAAGCAGGACCTGTTGCAAAGCGGATTGGTGAATCATGTAAGTATGGCCTCCTGTCCGCCGGCGGATATCAACTGGCACACCGATCTTCAGGATTTTCCGGGTAAATTACCGGGGGAAACGGTGGAAATGGGAATGGTACTGACCGGCGATGATTATGTTAATACTATGGGAATGAAACTGCAGGGAGGCCGTGATTTCAGGGCAGGGCTGTCAGATACGCTGAATGTCATGCTAAACGAAGCGGCCGTAAAGCGGCTACGTCTGAAAGATCCATTGAACAGCCAGATTAAATGGAACGATAAATGGTACCGGATAGTAGGGGTAGTGAAGGATGCCCTGATGGTGAATCCTTTCCGTCAGGCTGACCCGACTTTGTTTTTAAAGTCTTATGGCAATGAAATGTATTTATTATACCAACTGGCGCCGGGCGTAGCATCTCACAGGGCTGTAGAGCAGCTTGGAGCTATCTTCAACAGGCATAACCCGGCCTTTCCGTATGTATATGAATTTGTGGACGAGGCCTACAATAATAAATTTCACCAGGAGATGCTTACCGGAAGGTTATCAGGTATTTTCGCCATACTGGCAATCCTGATATCCTGCCTTGGTTTGTTGGGACTGGCCGCTTACATGGCGGAACAACGTACCAAGGAAATTGGGGTCCGTAAAGTGTTGGGGGCATCAATTGCGCAGATTTGGTTCCTGCTGTCCAAAGATTTCATTATGCTCGTACTGTTAAGCTGCCTCATAGCTTCTCCCATCGCTTTATATTCACTCCAGCGCTGGTTGGGGCAGTACGATTACCGTATTACATTAGGCCCTGCCGTATTCCTTTATGCCACCTTACTGGCGCTGATAGTAACGCTGCTGACCATCAGTTTCCAGGCCATCAAAGCGGCCATGGCCAACCCGGTCAGGAGCCTCCGCTCTGAATAG
- a CDS encoding type II asparaginase — MKKLLCVICSLMICFAVYAQQLPRVKILATGGTIAGKGASADRAAYKAGSLPIRDLISAVPGIEKVAEISGEQISNVGSQDMTVDIWIKLNKRINEIFKNNEADGIVITHGTDTQEETAYFLSLTCRYDLPVVLTGSMRPATAISADGPKNLYDAVTVAASPNSKGRGVMVVFSENIFDGRGVEKISTTHVDAFKSPNSGPLGQVYDGKVVYYMHDLRKANKNTPFDITGLDKLPNVAVAELYADAPSTAIDAYVASGVDGIVVSGLGNGNLNKANVEAVTRAIAKGVTVCRGSRVVSGRVTLFDETDDAKLGTFVADDLSSQKARILLMLGLTQTKDKKTLQDYFFTY, encoded by the coding sequence ATGAAAAAACTGTTATGTGTTATCTGTTCGCTGATGATTTGTTTTGCGGTATACGCGCAGCAGCTTCCCCGTGTGAAGATATTGGCCACCGGCGGTACCATCGCCGGTAAAGGCGCGTCCGCAGACCGCGCTGCCTATAAGGCCGGTTCACTGCCTATCCGGGACCTGATTAGTGCAGTACCGGGTATTGAAAAGGTTGCGGAAATTTCAGGGGAACAGATTTCCAACGTGGGCAGCCAGGACATGACGGTAGATATCTGGATCAAGCTCAACAAACGGATCAACGAGATCTTCAAAAATAATGAGGCCGATGGTATCGTGATCACGCATGGTACCGATACACAGGAGGAGACGGCGTATTTCCTTAGTCTTACCTGCCGTTACGACCTGCCGGTAGTGCTCACCGGCTCTATGCGCCCGGCGACGGCCATCAGCGCAGACGGTCCCAAGAACCTCTACGACGCCGTCACCGTAGCTGCCAGCCCTAATTCCAAAGGACGCGGCGTGATGGTAGTGTTCAGCGAAAATATCTTCGACGGCCGTGGCGTGGAAAAGATCAGCACCACCCATGTGGACGCGTTTAAATCACCTAACAGCGGTCCGTTAGGACAAGTGTACGACGGCAAGGTGGTGTATTATATGCACGATCTCCGTAAGGCTAATAAGAACACGCCCTTTGATATCACTGGCCTGGACAAGCTGCCCAACGTGGCGGTGGCCGAACTGTATGCCGATGCGCCTTCCACCGCTATCGATGCCTATGTGGCTTCCGGCGTGGATGGTATCGTTGTTTCCGGCCTGGGCAACGGTAACCTGAATAAAGCCAATGTGGAAGCGGTGACGCGTGCTATCGCCAAAGGCGTGACCGTTTGCCGCGGTTCAAGGGTGGTGTCCGGTCGCGTAACGTTGTTTGATGAAACCGACGACGCTAAGCTGGGCACTTTTGTGGCCGACGACCTGAGTTCGCAGAAAGCCCGCATCCTGCTGATGCTGGGGCTTACGCAGACCAAAGACAAGAAAACGCTTCAGGATTATTTCTTTACGTATTGA